CCTGATGGGCCGCTTCGCCGCCGACAATCCGGCCGTGGTGGAGCGCCTCGTGCTCTACGCGCCGATCTGGAACCGGCAGACGCCTTCGCTGGTGGACCAGGGCGGGACCATCGGCGCCTATCGCTTCGTCACGCAGGAGCAGGCGCGCGCCCGGCGTGGCGCCGGTGTGCCCGAGGCGCATCGCGCCGGCCTCGTGCCGCCCGGCTGGTTCGAGCATTGGGCGGGTGTGACCTGGGCGACCGACCCCGAGGGGCTACGCCGCAACCCGCCCGCGCTGCGCGCGCCGAACGGCGTGGTGGCGGATGGCCGCGAATACTGGTCCGCCGGGCGCCCCTATTACGACCCCGCCAAGATCACCGCCCCCACCCTGCTGGTGCTGGGCGAATGGGACCAGGACACGCCGCCCTACATGGCGCAGACGCTGTTCCCGTTGCTCACCGCCTCGCCCGGCAAGCGCCTCGTCATCCTGGGCGAGGGCACGCATGGCATGTGGATGGAGCGCAACCGTGGCGCGCTGTTCCAGGCCGTCCAGGTCTTTCTTGAGGAAGCCGCCGCATGAGCCAGTTCCCTGCCAACCCGACCATCTGCTTCGCGCATGTGGCCTATCGCTGCGCCGACCGCTTTGCCGCGCGCGGCGCGCCCTATCCGCATTTCGAGGTGCGCAGCCTGGACGAACTTCAGGCCCGCATCCCCGAGGCGGATGTGCTGGTGGTCAGCGGCTTCTGGCGCAACACGCTGCCCACGCTCACCAAGCGGCTGAAATTCGTGCAGTCGCTCTCGGCCGGCACCGATCAGTATGACCGCCCGACCTTCAAGGAGCACGGCATCGCGCTGGCCTCGGCCGCCGGCGGCAATGCGGCGGCGGTGAGCGAGCATGCGGTGAGCCTGATGCTCGGCATCACGCGCAAGCTCTTCATTGCGCGCGATGACCAGCACAAGAAGTTCTGGTCCGGCATGAAGGGCGACTTCACGCAGCGCGAGGACGAGTTGAACGGCAAGACGGCGATCGTCGTCGGCATGGGCGCCATCGGCAAGCGGGTGATCCGCGTGCTCAAGGCGCTCGACATGACGGTGATCGGCGTGCGCGCCAACCCGGCCTCTGGCGCGGAAGGCGCGGATGAGGTGCACGGCACCGCGGCGCTGCCGCTGATCCTGCCGCGCGCCGATTTCGTGGTGCTGGTCTGCCCGCTGACGGCGGAGACGACGGGGCTGATCAACGGCGCTGCGCTCGCCGCCATGAAGCCCACCGCCTACCTCATCAACTGCGCGCGCGGGAAGGTGGCCGATGAGGAGGCGCTGATTGCCGCTCTCAGGAACGGCACCATCCGCGGCGCCGGCCTCGACGTGATGGCGACCGAGCCGCTGCCGCCGGAATCCCCGCTCTGGACGCTGCCCAACGCCTTCCTCACGCCGCACACGGCGGGCGAGACCTGCGCCTACGAGGACAATGTGCTGGACCTGATGATGGAGAACATCAAGCGCCTCCAGGCCGGCCGCAGCGACCTCGTGAACCGGGTCGTCTGAATGATCGTCCTCTCCCCCCGCTGGCTCTGGTGCGCCGAGACCGGGTTGCGGGAGGGGGCGCATCTCATCATCCAGGGCGATCGCATCGCGGATATCGTGGGCGAACGCCCGGGCCTCGATGCCGAGTGCATCGAGGTGCCGGACGGGCTGCTCACCCCCGGCCTGATCAACCTGCACAACCACGCCTTCTCCGCGCCGCTGTTCCGGGGCCTGGCTGATGACATCCAGCCGGGCGACCTGCCCGGGCACATCCTGTTCTCCCTGCTGATGCCTTTGGGGGACCTCGTCTCCGAGATCATGTCACCGGACGCCATCGGTGATGCGGTGGAGATGGCGTTGCTGGAATGCCTGATGACGGGCACGACCGCGATGCTCGACATCTGGCGGCCGCAGCAGCACCAGTTCGTCCCGCGCGCGACCGCCCTCGGCCTGCGCAGCTGGTCTTGCCCCTATCTCTTTACCCAGCCCAACCTCGCCATGGACGAGGATGGCAAGCCCGCCTGGCGCGGCGCGGATGCAAGCGAGGCCAGCTTCGACTTCGTCATGCGGCTGCATGCCGCGCAGCACCGGGGGCCGGATGGTCTGGCCTCCATCGGCTTCGGGCCACATGGGCCGGACAGCAACTCGCCCGCGCTCTTGCGCCGGATTGATGCGGCGGCGCGCGAACTGGGCGCCATCGTCTCCATCCATTGCGCGCAGAACCCGATGGAGGTGGCCGCCGTGAAGGCCGCGCAAGGCAAGGGCAGCGTGGCGCATGTCGCCGATTGCGGGCTGCTGCGGCCGGGCGTGATCCTGGGCCATGCGATGTTCGCGACCGATGAGGAAATCGCGATGGTGCGCGATGCGGGCGCCACCATCGCCTCCTGCCCGCTGGGCTTCGCGCGCTCGGGCCGTGGCGTGCCGCTGGCGCGCTTCCTGCAATCGGGCGTGCGCCTTGGCATCGGCACGGATGGCGTCACGCTGGACATGGTGGATGAGCTGCGCGCCGCCGCCGTGCTGGCCAAGACGCAATCCGGTGTGGCGGGCCTAGGCAGCGCCGAACGCCTACTGACGGCCGCCACGCGCGACGCGGCCGATGCGCTGCAACGCCCCGATCTCGGCCGCCTCACGCCCGGCAGCCGCGCCGACCTGGTGATCTTCGACCTCTCCCGCCCGCGCTACCAGCCGGTCTGGAATCCGCTGCGCGCGCTGCTCACCAATGGCCAGGGCAGCGACGCGCATACCGTGATCACGGCGGGCGTCCCGCGCGTCCGGGACCGGCAGCTTCTCCGCGGCGACGCCGCCGCAATCACGCGGCGAGGACGCGCGGCCATCGAGGCGGTCTGGGCCGAGGCGGCGCGGCGCGGCGCCATCCCCGCGAAGCTCGCCACGCAGAGGCAGTTCGCATGAAGCGGCGCATGCTCCTCGCGGCGGGCCTTGCGGTGCCGGCCGTCGCCCAGGCGCAGCGGCGGACGCTGCGCGTCATCGTCCCCTTCCCGCCCGGCGGCGCGGTGGACAGCCTGGGCCGCATCCTGGCGGACCGCCTGACGCCTCTCCTGGAGCAGACCGTCATCGTCGAAAACCGCGTGGGCGCGGGCGGCGTGGTGGGCGCAGATGCGGTGGCGAAGTCGGCGCCGGATGGCAGCACCATCGGCATCGTGGGTGCGGCCAGCATCCTGGCGGCACCCCTGCTGCAACCCTCCATGCCCTTCGACGCCATGCGGGACCTGCTGCCGGTGACGCAGATCACTGATGCTGCCGTGCTCTGCGTGGCGAATGCCGAGACGGCGCGCCGCGAGAACTGGCGTGGCCTGCCCGACCTCCTGGCCACCGCCCGCGCGCGGCCGGGCGCCATCCGCATCGGCACCACCGGCGTCGCCACCGTCTCGCACCTGGCGCTGGCCGCGATCGCCGCCGGGGCAGGCGTCGAGTTCCTGCATGTGCCCTATCGCGGCGGCAGCGAGGCGATGCAGGCCGTGCTGGCCGGCGAGGTGGACGGGCTTTGCGACCTGCCGCCCCTGCTCTCGCCCCAGGTGGCGGCCGGGCGGCTCCTCGCGCTCAGCGTGAGTTCGCGTGCGCGGCTGCAATTCCTGCCCGACGTGCCCGGCTTCGGTGAGGTGCCGGCGCTGGCGCGCTTCGACATCCGCAGCTGGAACATGATCATGCTCGCCGCAGGTACGCCGGGGGGCGAACGCGCGCGGCTCTTCGCTGCACTAACCCGCATCGGCCGCGACGAAGCCTTCCGCGCGGCGCTCCGCCCGCTCTCCTATGACGCCGTGGTCTCGGACAGTCCCGAGGCCGCGCAACGCTTCATCACCGACGAAGCGCCACGCTGGCGCGAACTGGTTCGACTTTCCGGGGCACGGGTTCATTGAGCATGACGACAGACCAGATCATCGCGGCGATCCGCGCCCATGCCGGCTACCGGAAGGCCTGCGAGGTGATGCGCGCCGAGCATGACCGCACCGTGGCCGACATCATCACCCTGACGGAAATCCCAGCCCCACCCTTCGCCGAGGAGAAGCGCGCGTCCGCCTATCTCGACATGCTGCGCGCCCATGGCCTGGAGGAATGCGCGCAGGACGAGGTGGGCAATGTGATGGGGCTCCGTCGCGGCTTCGGCAATGGCGACATCCTGGTCGTCGCGGCCCATCTGGACACCGTCTTTCCCGCCGGCACCGATGTGCGTGTGCGGCGCGAGGGCACGAAGCTCTTCGCCCCTGGCGTCGGCGATGACACGCGCAGCCTGGCCGTGAATCTCGCCTTCCTGCGCGCCATGGACGCGGCGGGGCTGCGCACGCGGCATGACATCCTCTTCGTCGGCGATGTCGGCGAGGAAGGGCTGGGCGATCTGCGCGGCATCCGGCACCTCTTCGCCCATCACCCGAAGCGCGAGCGCATCCGCGCCTTCCTGACGGTGGACAGCCCGGATGTGGATCGCATCGTGACGGGCGGCATCGGCTCGCGCCGCTTCCGCGTCACCTTCCGCGGCCCCGGCGGCCACAGCTATGCCGCCTTCGGGATGGTGAACCCGATGTATGCGATGGCGGACGCCGCCCGCCACCTCGGCGCCATCCAGGTCCCGCGCGAGCCGGTGACGACGCATTGCGTGAGCGTCGTCTCGGGCGGCACCTCGATCAACGCGATCCCCGAGACGGTGACCATGGAGGTGGACCTGCGCTCCGCCAGCGCCGAGCAGCTCGCGCGGCTGGAAAAGCAGTTCCTGGACGGCGTCCATGCCGCCGTCGCCGCCGAGAATGCGGCGCGCGAGGGCACGATCACCGTGGATCTCGTCCCCGTCGGCGATCGTCCGGCCGGGCACACGCCCAATGGCTCGCCCATCGCGCGGCTGGCCTCGGCCGCCGTCGCGGCGGAGGGCTACCAGCCCAGTTTCGAATGGTCCTCGACGGACGCCAATATCCCGATGAGCCTCGGCATCCCCGCGCTGCGGATCGGCTCGGGCGGTACGGGCGGGCGGGCCCATTCACTGGAGGAATGGATCGACGTGGAGACCGAGAGCTCGCTGCGCGGCATGCGCGCGAGCCTCGCCACCATCCTTGCGATCGCCGAGATGGAGATGGCGGAATAACCGCCACCCGGGAGGAACACATGACCCTGCAACGCCGAAGCCTTCTCGCCGCGAGCCTCGCGGCCCCCACCATTGCGAATGCGCAGATCGAATGGCGGCCGAGCCGCCCGATCACCTTCATCCTGCCCTTCGCGGCCGGCTCCGGCACGGATGCCGTGGCCCGCGTGCTGGCGCAGATGTTGGGCGCCGAGCTTGGCGTGAACATCACGGTGGACAACCGCGCGGGGGCGAATGGCACCATCGCCGCTGCGGCCGCCATGCGCGCCGCCCCGGACGGCCACACGCTGTTCGTCACCACCAACACCACGCATGGCGCCAATTCCTGGCTGCTGAAGCGGCTGGACTACGACCCGATCGCCGACTTCACGCCGATCTCGCGCCTCGGCCAATACGTCTTCTGGCTGACCGTGGGCGCCGATGTCCCGGCGCGCAACTTCCAGGAGTTCATCGCCCTCGCGCGCGCAAGGCCGGGCCAGATCAGCTACGCGAGCGGCAATGGCACTGGCATCGTGGCGGGCGCCACCATCGCGCGCCTCGCGGGTGTGGAGATGCTGCACGTCCCCTATCGCTCCACGCCGCCCGCGCTGACCGATGTGCTGGCCGGGCGCGTCACCTCCATCGTGGTGGATCTGACGCCGACCCTCGGCCATGTCCGGGACGGCCGGCTGCGCGCACTGGGACAGACCAACAAGCGCCGCTCCGCCCTCATCCCCGACGTGCCGACGCTGGACGAGGTGGGGCTGACCGGCTTCGATCTGCAGAGCTTCGCCGCCCTCTTCGGCCCGGCCCGCCTGCCGCCCGAGGTCGTCGCCACGCTCTCGGCCGCCATGCAGCGCATCGGCGCGCGGCCCGAATACCGGACCCGCATGGCCGAGCTGGGATTCGATGGCTTCACCTCGACGCCGGAGGAGTTGAACCGCTTCGTCGTCGAGCAGATCGCCGCCTGGGGCGAGATGATCCGCGGCGCCGGGATCGAACCGGAATAGGATGCCGCGCCGGCGCCGCAAGACCGGCCTGCTTGGCCGCCTGCTGCTGGGGCTGCTGCTCCTGGTGCTGGCTGTGCCCGCGGGCCTGCTCGGCGCCGTCTGGTGGACACTGCCGCCGGACGCGACGGAGCTTCGCGTGCAGGGCCTGTCCGCCCCCGTCCGCATCACGCTGGACGAGGCGGGCCTGCCGCGCATCCAAGCGGCTGGCGAGCGCGATGCGGCCATCGCCATGGGTTACCTCCATGCGCGGGACCGGCTCTTCCAGATGGAGATGATGCGGCGCGGTGCCGAAGGGCGCCTCGCCGAAGTCGCGGGTAGCGCCATGCTGCGGCTCGATCGCTTCAGCCGCACGCTCGGCCTCAGGCAGGCGGCCGAAGCGGATTTCGCGGCGCTGGACAGCGAGACGCGCGGGCTGCTCGAAGCCTATGCAGTGGGCGTGAATGCCTGGATCGCCGAGCGCGGGCGCTTCGCCGCGCCCGAATTCCTCGCCCTCGGCCCGCCCGAGCCGTGGCAGCCGCAGCATTCGCTGCTCTGGGCCAAGGTGATGGGGCTCTGGCTCTCCGGCAATTGGCGTACCGAGCTGGAGCGCGCGCGCCTGGCCTCTCGCCTGCCGCCCGAGCGGCTCTGGGAACTCTGGCCCGCCGACCGCAGCGCCGGGCGGCCCGATGTCGCGGCGCTGCCGGGCGTGGAGCGCATCCTGGCCGCGCTGCCCGTCTTCGGGGTGGACGCTCCCCTTCCCGCCTCCGCTTCCAATGCCTGGGCGGTGGCCGGTTCGCGCAGCGCCTCGGGCGCGCCGCTCCTCGCGTCGGACCCGCATCTGGGCTATGGCGCGCCCGTTCTCTGGTACCTCGCGCGGATCGAGCTGGCGGATGGGCGTATCCTCTCGGGCGCGACCGCGCCGGGCACGCCGCTCGTGATCATCGGCCGCAATGCCGATCTCGCCTGGGGCTTCACCACCACCCATTCCGATACGCAGGACGTCTTCCTGGAGACGCCGGCCGATGTGCGGCGCACCCGCACCGAGATCATCGCCGTGCGTGGCGCGGAGCCCGTGACGCTGACGGTGCGCGAGACTGCGAATGGCCCCGTCATCTCCGACCTCGACGAGACACCGCGGCTGGACGGGCGACTGCTGAGTGTCCGCATGGCGAACCTGGAGCCGGGCGACACCTCCGCCCGCGGCTTCCTGATGCTGAACCGGGGGCGGAGCATCGCCGATGCCCGGGCGGCGGCCGCGCTGATTACATCGCCGCCGCAGAACCTCATGGTTGCGGACCGCGCGGGTGGCATCGCCATGTACCTGACCGGCCGCACGCCGATCCGCGCCAGCGGCGACGGCAGCCTGCCCGTGCCGGGCGACCAGCCCTGGCAGGGCTTCGTGCCCTTCGACGAATTGCCGCATGTGGAAAATCCCGAGAGCGGCGTGCTGGTGAACGCCAACAACCGCGTGAGCCCCGAGGGGCATGCGGTGCATCTCTCGCGCGAATGGTATGCCGACTGGCGCTTCCGCCGCATCCATGAGCGACTGGCGGCCGACCCGGTGAAGGGCCCGGCCGAATTCGCCGCGATCCAGATGGACACGCTCTCACTGCTGGCACGCGAAAGCCTGCCCTTCCTGAACAGCCTGCCGCGCGGCACGGGCCCGCTCGGCCAGGCGCAGGCGCTGCTGGCGGAATGGGATGGCGAGATGGCGCCAGGCCTGCCGCAACCGCTGATCTGGAACGCCTTTGCCCGGCGGATGCCGGCCCTCGCCTTGCGCCAGGCGCGCGTGCCGGAGGCGCGCGGGACGCCCGAATTCCTGCGCTTCCTGCTCACCGCGCCCGAGGCGGGCTGGTGGTGCGGTGGGGATTGCCGGGCCATGGCAGCGCTGGCGCTGGCAGAATCAGTCGCTGAACTCGGCACGCTCTTCGGGGCGGACCCGGCGCAATGGCGCTGGGGCCAGGCGCATCTGGCGCGCTTCGAACATCCGCTGCTGCGCTTCATCCCCGGCGTGAACCGCCTGATCGGCCTCAGCACGCCGGTCGGCGGCGATGGCGAGACGGTGCAACGCCAATCCGTGCGCGGCAGCGGCGCCGAGCCCTACCAGGCGATGCATGGCGCAGGGCTGCGCTTCGTGGCCGATCTCGGCGCGCCGGATGCGAGCTTCGCCATCATCGGCACCGGCCAGTCGGGCCACCCCCTGTCGCGCCACTGGGGCGACCTGCTGGAGACTTGGCGCGCGGGCGGGATGCTGCGCATCGGCCGCGAGGCCACGCAGGTCACCGCCACCATCCGCCTCTCGCCGTAGGTCGCATGCTGCAACCCATCCTGCTCGGCCTTCTGGCCGCCTTCGTCGGCTTCGCCTCGTCCTTTGCCGTCGTGCTGGCTGGCTTTGCCGCGATGGGGGCGACGCCCGAGCAGGCAGCCTCCGGCCTCATCATGCTCTGCCTGCTGATGGGCCTGCTTGGCGCGGGGTTCTCCATCATCTGGCGCATGCCCGTCTCCATCGCCTGGTCCACGCCGGGTGCCGCGCTGCTGGTGACAACGGGCGCGCCGGAGGGCGGCTTCGCGGCGGCCGTCGGCGCCTTCCTCGCGGCCTCGCTGCTGCTGGTGGCGGCCGGGCTTTGGCGGCCCTTCGCGCGGGCGGTGGAGCGCATCCCGCCGCCCATCGCGGCCGCCATGCTGGCCGGCGTGCTGCTGGACCTCTGCCTCGCCCCCGTGCGCGCGGTCGGTGCCCTGCCCTGGCTGGCCTTGCCGGTCGTGCTGGCCTGGGCGGTGATGCTGCGCGTCAACCGCCTCTGGGCCGTGCCGGCGGCCGTGCTGGTTGCCGTCGCGGCCCTGCTGCTGGGGCCGGGCCTGCCGGGTGCGGGCAGCTGGGAGCCGCCGCGCCTCGTCTGGGTGACGCCGGGCTTCGAATGGGGGGCCATGGTGGGCATCGCGCTGCCGCTGTTCCTCGTCACCATGGCGTCGCAAAACCTGCCCGGCTACGCGGTGCTGCAGGCGAACGGGTACAAGCCCGAGATGCGTTCGGTGTTCCTGGTGACCGGCGGGGGCAGCTTCCTCGGCGCCTTCTTCGGCGGGCAATTGGTGAACCTGGCCGCCATCACCGCCGCCCTTTGCGCCGGGCCGGAATCCCATCCGGACCCGAAGCGGCGCTGGGTGGCAGGCCTGGTCGCGAGCCTCGGCTATCTCGGCTTCGCGATGGTGGCGGGTGTCGCGGCGGCGGTGGTCGCGGCGGCGCCACCCCTGCTGATCCAGGCCGTCGCCGGCCTTGCCTTGCTCGCCTCGCTGGCCGGCGCGCTGACCGCCGCCATGTCTTCCGAGGCCTTGCGCGTGCCCGCCATCGTGACCTTCGTGGTCTCCGCCTCCGGGCTCAGCGTGGCGGGCATCGGTGCCGCCTTCTGGGGGCTGGTCGCTGGCGGCGCGCTGATGTGGCTGCTGCGCGCGAAGTAGGCGCCTCAGCCGCCCTTGAGGATGGCCCGCGCCTCGGCCGGCGTGGCCACATGCTCGCCAAGCTCCTCGACGATCCGCCGCGCGCGCGCCACCAGCGGGGCATTTCCCTCGGCAAGCACGCCACGCGCCATATAGAGGTTATCCTCCAGCCCGACGCGGACATGCCCGCCCAGGATCACGGCCTGCGCCACCATGGGGAACTGCGCGCGGCTGATGCCGAAGGCGGACCAGATGCCGCCCGCCGGGACCATCTGCTTCAGCGCCAGCATGGCTTCCGTCGTCGCCGGCGCGCCCCAGGCAATGCCGAGGCAGAGCTGAAACCAGGGCGGCGCCTCGAAGAGGCCGCGCTTCACCATGTCCGCCGCCAGCGCCGCATGGCCGAGGTCGAACACCTCCAGCTCGGGCTTCACGCCAGCCGCGCGGATCATCTCGGCCATGGCGGCCAGGTGCGCAGGCGTGTTCACGAAGGCGGTCGGCCCGAAATTCATCGTCGCGATGTCGAGCGAGCAGATGTCGGGGCGCAGCTCCAGCACATGCGCTACCCGCTCCTCCGGCGTCGCCATGCCGCGCGCGCGGGCGTTCACGTTGGGGTCCTCGCCGGGGGCGAAGCTGGCGCCGGGGCCGGTGGTGAGGTTGATCAGCACGTCGCTGCCCGCATCGCGGATGCGCTTCACGGTTTCGCGATAGAGCGCCACATCGCGCGACGGCTTGCCCGTCTCGGGGTTGCGGACATGGATGTGGACGATGGCCGCACCTGCCGCACGGGCGGCCAGAGCCTCGCTCGCGAGCTGGGCCGGCGTGATGGGCACATGCGGCGAGGCGCCGGTGCTGTCGGCGCCGCCGGTCAGTGCCGCCGTGATGATGATGGGGCGGGTCATGCCGCGAGGATCCCCTCGACGATCTCCTGCACCGAGAGCGCCTCCTCCAAGGTGGCGAGGTCCACCGCATGGCCCCGCGTCAGCGCGGCGAGCTTCTCGAGCTGGCCGCCCAGGGTCAGGGGCCGCATTTTCTCATTGGGCAGCGCGTCGGGTGCCGCGTGCCAGGTGCCATCCGCGGCGAGCTTCTCGGCGAATGACCAGTGGCGCAGGCGGATTGCCCCCTTGCTGCCCTGGATCCGCGTGATGTTGTGGTCATCGGCCAGAGTGATGCCGACGCCACCGGAAATGCTCACCGGCACATCTCCAGCCGAGAGCCGGGCTGCAATGGCCGTCTCGCTCCCCGTGCCGGGCGGGTAGCTGACCCGAGCCTGGGCGAGGCGGAGCGGCCCTCCCAGGCGCTGGGCCAGGAAGAGGAAATGCGACACCACCTCCCGCGTGAAGCCGCCCTCGGCGCGCTCGGAGAGCCAAGCGGCCGCGCCCTGCTGCCAGCCGCGCGGCCAGGCGGCGAAGGCGGCCGTGATCTCGATGCGCTGGAGGGGCCCGATCTCCGGCAGCCACGCGCGCAGCTGCGCGATGGCAGGCGAGGACGCCATGGGGAAGTTCACCGCGGCGCGCTGCCCCCTCGCCCCGGCCACGAAACCGCGCGCGGCCACCAGGTCCGAGGCAAGCGGCTTTTCGAGGAAGAGCGCCCTGCCCGCCGTCAGCACCTGCTGGCCGAGCGCGATATGCGAGGCGGGGGGTGAGGCGATATAGACCGCGTCACTCGCCGCGATCACGGACGCCGCATCGGCACTCATCATAATGTCAGGCGTGATGGAGGCGAGGCGCGCCACGGCGGCGGGGCCGGGATCCCAGATGGCCGTGACCTGCGTTCCGTCATGCGCGAGCGCCGCGCGCATCAGGCGCTCGCCCATGATGCCAAGGCCCAGGATGCCCAGGCGGAGAGGTTCAGACGTCATAGGGCAGCCCCACATATTGCTCGGCGAGGCCGGTTCGCGCGGCCTCGGAATTCACCAGGTAGTCCAGCTCGGCCACCTGCACGCGGTGCTCGAAGGGGTCGTTGTCGCTGAACTTGTGCAGCATGGCGGTCATCCACCACGAGAAACGCTGCACCTTCCAGATCCGCTTCAGGCAGATCTCGCTGTAGCGGTCGAGCAGGCCCATCCCCTGGCCGCGATAGAAGGCGGTGAGGCCCTGGGCCAGCACCCGCACATCAGCCACGGCGAGGTTCATGCCCTTGGCGCCGGTTGGCGGGACGATGTGCGCCGCATCGCCCGCCAGGAAGAGGCGGCCGTGGCGCATGGGCTCGGCCACGAAGCTCCGCATGGCGGTGACGCCCTTCTGGAAGATCGGGCCCTCATTCACCCCGCCCAGGCGCTGGTGCAGCCCCTCCCAGATGCGCGCATCGGACCACTGGCTGAGGTCCTCATCCGGCGCGCATTGCAGATAGAGGCGCGAGACGGTGTTGCTGCGCATCGTGGCGAGCGCGAAGCCATCGGCGTGCCGCGCGTAGATCAGCTCATGGCTGATCGGCCTGGCCTCGGCCAGGATGCCGAGCCAGGCGAAGGGATAGACGCGCTCATAGATGCGCAGCACCTCGGGCGGCATCGCGGCGCGGGAGATGCCGTGGAAGCCGTCGCAGCCCGCCACAACGTCGCAGCGCAGCTCGCGCATCTCACCATCCAGGGTGAAGGTGATGCGCGGCTGGTCGGTCGCGATGTCATGCAGCGCCGCGTCCTCCACCTCGAAATGCAGCGGGCGGCCAGTGGCGAAGCGGGCGGCCACCATGTCCTTCACCGCCTCCTGCTGGCCATAGATCGTCACGCGCTTGCCGGTCAGGCCATGCAGGTCGATCCGGTGGGAGGCGTCGTTGAAGCGCAGCTCCATGCCGTCATGCGCCAGGCCTTCGCGGTGCAGCCGATCGGCGAGACCCGCCTCGGTCAGCGTGTCCACGCTGCCCTGCTCCAGCAGGCCCGCGCGGATGCGGCCCTCGATATAGGGGCGGGACTTCGCCTCGATGATGACGCTGTCGATCCCGGCTCGGTGCAGCAGGTGTGCCAGCAACAGGCCGGCCGGCCCGGCGCCCAGAATTCCCACCTGTGTCCGCATCGTCGAACTCCCGCTACCCGAGAGCCCGGCAATGGCGCAGAATGGGGCGCTCGACAACGGGGT
This region of Sediminicoccus rosea genomic DNA includes:
- a CDS encoding Bug family tripartite tricarboxylate transporter substrate binding protein — protein: MTLQRRSLLAASLAAPTIANAQIEWRPSRPITFILPFAAGSGTDAVARVLAQMLGAELGVNITVDNRAGANGTIAAAAAMRAAPDGHTLFVTTNTTHGANSWLLKRLDYDPIADFTPISRLGQYVFWLTVGADVPARNFQEFIALARARPGQISYASGNGTGIVAGATIARLAGVEMLHVPYRSTPPALTDVLAGRVTSIVVDLTPTLGHVRDGRLRALGQTNKRRSALIPDVPTLDEVGLTGFDLQSFAALFGPARLPPEVVATLSAAMQRIGARPEYRTRMAELGFDGFTSTPEELNRFVVEQIAAWGEMIRGAGIEPE
- a CDS encoding M20/M25/M40 family metallo-hydrolase; translation: MTTDQIIAAIRAHAGYRKACEVMRAEHDRTVADIITLTEIPAPPFAEEKRASAYLDMLRAHGLEECAQDEVGNVMGLRRGFGNGDILVVAAHLDTVFPAGTDVRVRREGTKLFAPGVGDDTRSLAVNLAFLRAMDAAGLRTRHDILFVGDVGEEGLGDLRGIRHLFAHHPKRERIRAFLTVDSPDVDRIVTGGIGSRRFRVTFRGPGGHSYAAFGMVNPMYAMADAARHLGAIQVPREPVTTHCVSVVSGGTSINAIPETVTMEVDLRSASAEQLARLEKQFLDGVHAAVAAENAAREGTITVDLVPVGDRPAGHTPNGSPIARLASAAVAAEGYQPSFEWSSTDANIPMSLGIPALRIGSGGTGGRAHSLEEWIDVETESSLRGMRASLATILAIAEMEMAE
- a CDS encoding amidohydrolase family protein, encoding MIVLSPRWLWCAETGLREGAHLIIQGDRIADIVGERPGLDAECIEVPDGLLTPGLINLHNHAFSAPLFRGLADDIQPGDLPGHILFSLLMPLGDLVSEIMSPDAIGDAVEMALLECLMTGTTAMLDIWRPQQHQFVPRATALGLRSWSCPYLFTQPNLAMDEDGKPAWRGADASEASFDFVMRLHAAQHRGPDGLASIGFGPHGPDSNSPALLRRIDAAARELGAIVSIHCAQNPMEVAAVKAAQGKGSVAHVADCGLLRPGVILGHAMFATDEEIAMVRDAGATIASCPLGFARSGRGVPLARFLQSGVRLGIGTDGVTLDMVDELRAAAVLAKTQSGVAGLGSAERLLTAATRDAADALQRPDLGRLTPGSRADLVIFDLSRPRYQPVWNPLRALLTNGQGSDAHTVITAGVPRVRDRQLLRGDAAAITRRGRAAIEAVWAEAARRGAIPAKLATQRQFA
- a CDS encoding D-2-hydroxyacid dehydrogenase, which translates into the protein MSQFPANPTICFAHVAYRCADRFAARGAPYPHFEVRSLDELQARIPEADVLVVSGFWRNTLPTLTKRLKFVQSLSAGTDQYDRPTFKEHGIALASAAGGNAAAVSEHAVSLMLGITRKLFIARDDQHKKFWSGMKGDFTQREDELNGKTAIVVGMGAIGKRVIRVLKALDMTVIGVRANPASGAEGADEVHGTAALPLILPRADFVVLVCPLTAETTGLINGAALAAMKPTAYLINCARGKVADEEALIAALRNGTIRGAGLDVMATEPLPPESPLWTLPNAFLTPHTAGETCAYEDNVLDLMMENIKRLQAGRSDLVNRVV
- a CDS encoding penicillin acylase family protein; protein product: MPRRRRKTGLLGRLLLGLLLLVLAVPAGLLGAVWWTLPPDATELRVQGLSAPVRITLDEAGLPRIQAAGERDAAIAMGYLHARDRLFQMEMMRRGAEGRLAEVAGSAMLRLDRFSRTLGLRQAAEADFAALDSETRGLLEAYAVGVNAWIAERGRFAAPEFLALGPPEPWQPQHSLLWAKVMGLWLSGNWRTELERARLASRLPPERLWELWPADRSAGRPDVAALPGVERILAALPVFGVDAPLPASASNAWAVAGSRSASGAPLLASDPHLGYGAPVLWYLARIELADGRILSGATAPGTPLVIIGRNADLAWGFTTTHSDTQDVFLETPADVRRTRTEIIAVRGAEPVTLTVRETANGPVISDLDETPRLDGRLLSVRMANLEPGDTSARGFLMLNRGRSIADARAAAALITSPPQNLMVADRAGGIAMYLTGRTPIRASGDGSLPVPGDQPWQGFVPFDELPHVENPESGVLVNANNRVSPEGHAVHLSREWYADWRFRRIHERLAADPVKGPAEFAAIQMDTLSLLARESLPFLNSLPRGTGPLGQAQALLAEWDGEMAPGLPQPLIWNAFARRMPALALRQARVPEARGTPEFLRFLLTAPEAGWWCGGDCRAMAALALAESVAELGTLFGADPAQWRWGQAHLARFEHPLLRFIPGVNRLIGLSTPVGGDGETVQRQSVRGSGAEPYQAMHGAGLRFVADLGAPDASFAIIGTGQSGHPLSRHWGDLLETWRAGGMLRIGREATQVTATIRLSP
- a CDS encoding alpha/beta hydrolase, with protein sequence MQRRVLLAAPALAAPLIPVQAQAQAARIVTEEFMVPASDAGIELFVRNKRPESMTSFTPGRTIIMVHGATYPAHTAFDLPLGGLSWMDYIASRGFDVWCMDIRGYGRSTRPPEMSQPPEANPPLVRGVTAVADILSVSNFVRGRRSIPKCVHFGYSWGTALMGRFAADNPAVVERLVLYAPIWNRQTPSLVDQGGTIGAYRFVTQEQARARRGAGVPEAHRAGLVPPGWFEHWAGVTWATDPEGLRRNPPALRAPNGVVADGREYWSAGRPYYDPAKITAPTLLVLGEWDQDTPPYMAQTLFPLLTASPGKRLVILGEGTHGMWMERNRGALFQAVQVFLEEAAA
- a CDS encoding Bug family tripartite tricarboxylate transporter substrate binding protein, with amino-acid sequence MLLAAGLAVPAVAQAQRRTLRVIVPFPPGGAVDSLGRILADRLTPLLEQTVIVENRVGAGGVVGADAVAKSAPDGSTIGIVGAASILAAPLLQPSMPFDAMRDLLPVTQITDAAVLCVANAETARRENWRGLPDLLATARARPGAIRIGTTGVATVSHLALAAIAAGAGVEFLHVPYRGGSEAMQAVLAGEVDGLCDLPPLLSPQVAAGRLLALSVSSRARLQFLPDVPGFGEVPALARFDIRSWNMIMLAAGTPGGERARLFAALTRIGRDEAFRAALRPLSYDAVVSDSPEAAQRFITDEAPRWRELVRLSGARVH